The proteins below come from a single Mustela nigripes isolate SB6536 chromosome 14, MUSNIG.SB6536, whole genome shotgun sequence genomic window:
- the SMIM1 gene encoding small integral membrane protein 1, with protein MQPQESGVQYSRWDDRSQDEVHVAAGSSAEAPWSWERISQKLCSGKLGIAMKVLGGVAVFWVIFILGYLTGYYVHKCK; from the exons ATGCAGCCCCAGGAGAGCGGCGTCCAGTACAGCAGGTGGGATGACCGCAGCCAGGACGAGGTCCACGTGGCGGCCGGGTCCAGCGCAGAGGCGCCCTGGAGCTGGGAGCG GATCTCCCAGAAGCTGTGCTCGGGCAAGCTGGGCATCGCCATGAAGGTGCTGGGCGGAGTGGCCGTCTTCTGGGTCATCTTCATCCTTGGCTATCTCACCGGTTACTACGTGCACAAGTGCAAATGA